The segment CGAGCTTGCGGATGATGTGCAGGATGACGTCCTTGGCGTAAACCCCAGGTCGCAGCTTGCCGTTCACTTCGATCTTGCGAACCTTCAGCTTGCCGAGAGCCATGGTCTGAGTGGCCAGCAAATCACGGATCTGAGTGGTGCCGATGCCGAAGGCGATAGCTCCGAAGGCGCCATGGGTGGACGTATGGGAGTCGCCGCAAGCGATGGTAGTGCCGGGCTGGGTGATGCCCTGCTCCGGGCCGACCACGTGCACGATGCCTTGCTTGCCGGTAGGAATATCGAAAAAGGTCACCCCGAACTCCTCGCAGTTCTTGCGCAGCTCCTTGATCATGGCATCAGCCAAAGGATCGGCAAACGGCTCCACGCGCTGGTCGGTCGGCACGATGTGGTCGACCGTGGCGAAGGTGCGATGCGGGTAAGCGACCTTGAGTCCGAGATCGCGCAGCATGCCGAACGCCTGCGGACTGGTGACCTCATGAATGAGGTGCGTTCCGATCAGGAGCTGCGTCTGACCATTCGACAAGGTCCGCACCGTATGCGCGTCCCAAACTTTTTCGAACAATGATTTTCCCATAACTGTTTTGAAATCTGAGGTTAGAAAGTCGGGCAACATCGGTCCGAGGGCCGCGCCCTGCAACGAAAATCAGCGATTCGTCCTAGGGCGCCTGATTCTCCGTATTGGCCGCTTTCCGATATGCGCTGGGCGTCGTTCCCAGCTTGCGTTTGAACTGGCGATGAAAGGTGCTGAGGTTTCGAAACCCGCTCCGCTCGGCCACCTCGCGCAAGCTCAATCCGCGACGACTCCCCAGCAAGGTGGCAGCATGCCGCACCCGCAAATTGGCCAGATAGTCGACGAAGGTCGTACCGGAAACGCAGCGAAAGAAACGGGAAAACGCCTCCGGCTCCAAGCCCACCGCCAACGCCGCCTCGTCGCGACCGATCCCCTCCGCGAAACGCCCTTCGACGAAACGTCTCGCAGTATCGAATCGAGCCCGATCACGAGGCGTCATTTCTTTCGCAACTCCCTCTGCTTCTACAACTTGCCGGCACTCGAACTCCGCCACCAATTCTAGAGCCACATAGAAGCGAGCGAGCCTTAGGGCTGATTTGGCTCGATGGATCGACCGCAGTCTGGCCCGCAACCGATCGCGATCGGAAACGACGAAAACCAAGGGCTGCTCCGCCGCTTCCACGAGCCGGCATAGCGCCGACATCTCAGGCAAGGCGAGCAGCCCCTGCGGCAGGACCTTGCGCGAAAAGCGCAGAGCGATGCCGCCCACGGCTCCCGGCTCTCCATCCGCCCGCGCGCCGTGATAGGCATGCAGGATGCCTGGAGGACAAAGCAGCAAGGAACCGCGTTCGAAAGCCCCCGTTTTCGCTCCGAGCTGCCACCGGCCCTTTCCTTGCCAGATGAAGAGGAGCTCGAAGTGGTCATGACGGTGCAATGGATCGCTAAGCTGCTTTCCATCAAACTCTTGAAAAACGACGGACGCCTCATCGCCGCCCTGATCCGCCCCTGTGGCCAACATTTGAAAATATACGCTATGATTTTATGATATTCCGGAGAAAACTTCCCCAAAAGATCACATTTTGCAACAATCAAACCCGAGACGCTCCTTCTGGAGAGGAGCGAAGGCGGCCCATCGGATTCAGGCGTAGAAAACCTTTTCCAGAAACAGCCCTCGGGCCGGGGAGGCTTCCACCAAGGGAGTGCGCTGGCGACTTTCCAGCAGGTTCTGCAGATCATCAAGGGCGAGGCGGCCTAGTCCCACGTTGAGCAGCGAGCCGACGAGGCTGCGCACCATCTTGTACATGAATCCGTTCGCTTCGAAGGAGACGAGGACCAGCCGATCCGCTAGCGTCAGCTCCACCGCCTTCATTTGCCGCACCGTCGATTCGTACTCCAGCCCACGGTTCGCAGCAAAGGCTGCGAAGTCGTGCTCGCCCACTAGAAGATCCATGCCGCGCTTCATCACGTTCAGGTCGAGCTGACGCGGCACGGACAAGCAGTACGGCCACAGGAAGGGGTCGGCATCGCCGAGGAACAATCGGTAGTGGTAGCGCTTGGAGACGGCGGAGAAACGGGCGTGAAACTCCTCGTCCACCGGAGTGGCTGAAAGCAGCTTGATGCTGCGCGGCAGCTTGGTGGAAACCGCCTTCACCAGACGTTCGCCGCCATGCTTCCAATCATAGTCGAAATGAAACACCTGCTCCAGGGCGTGCACGCCTGCGTCGGTGCGACCGCTTCCATGGATGACGATGCGATGCTTCACGATGGCCTCTATCGCAGTCTCGATGACTTCCTGCACCGATTCCTGGCCATTCTGCGTTTGCCAGCCGGCGTAGTGGGTGCCGTCATACGCGCAGCTGCACTTCCACCTCATCGTTCGTAATCCCCATCGTAGCAGCCATCATCCTCGTACTCTCCGTATTCGTCAGCTGAATACTCGGGCAAAGCCACGACTTGATTGAGGTAGTCCTGCAAGATAAGCGTGGCCGCTACGGAATCGATTTTCCCGGAACGTCGCAGCTCGTCGTCGCGGCCCTTCGGAAACGCCTTCGACGCCTCGCGGGAAGTGAGCCTTTCGTCGACGCGATGCACCGGGAGCTTGCTAAACGCGCCTAGCTTTTCGATGAACGCGTCCACCTCCTTCGCCTTGAAGCCAATCGATCCATCCATGTTGTATGGATAACCGAATACGAAATCGGTCGCGCCGCGGTCCTTCGCCAGTTGGGCGAGGGCTTCGAGGCGCTCCGTTTCGGTTGGCAAGACGATAGCAGGCAACGGAGTCGCGACGCCAATCTCGTCACCATAGCTCACACCGACGCGGCGTTCGCCGTAGTCAACACCGATGCAGCGCATGAAGTCTTCCTAAAGCAGGGCTTTGTAGGCCTCTTCCTCGCCGAGGCTGCGGACCAATTCCTTGATCTTTTGGGCCTTGTCCTTGGAGCAGATCAAGGTGGCGTCCTTCACGTGCACCACGATGAGATCCTCCACGCCGATCAAGGCCACCAGATGATCCTTGTCGGTCACCACGATGTTTTTGGAGCAGCCGGAGAACTTGACTGGGCCCTTGTTCACGTTACCCGCCTTGTCGCTCGGGAAGTGGCGAGCGATGGCAGGCCAGGCGCCGACATCGTCCCAATCGAAGGTCGCGGCCAAGGTCTGCACGTTGGTCGCCTTTTCCATGATGGCGAAGTCCACCGAGATCTTTTCCAGCTTCGGATAGAGCTCGCTCAGCAAGCCGATCAGCTCCTTGCCCTCGTTCATGCCCGCTTCGATCTGGTCGAGCCCCTTTTTCAAGGTGGGGGTGAACTCCTCCAAGGCGTCGGAAATAGTGGAAACCTTCCAAACGAACATGCCCGCGTTCCAAAAGTAGTCGCCACTTTGCAGGTAGCTCTTAGCGGTTTCGAGATCCGGCTTTTCCTTGAACTGGCGAACGGCGAAGATGTCGCGATTGTCGATCACCTTTTCGGAGGTGCCGCACTGGATGTAGCCGTAGCCGGTAGCTGGCTCGGTCGGCTGAATCCCGATGGTCAGCAGACTGGGCGAGCTCTCCGCCGCCTTGAACGCGATCTCAAGCGCGGACTGGAAGGACTGCTTATCGTTGATGAGAGCGTCCGCCGGCAACATCGCCATGGCGGCGTCCGGGTTTCTCTGCTTGACCAGCAGCATGGCCAGTCCAACCGCGGCGGCCGTGTCCCGTCCCACCGGCTCGGCCACGATGTTTTCCTCGGGAAGCATCGGACAAACTTCCCGCACCCCATCCAGCTGCTCGCTGTTGGTGATGATAATTACGTTTTCGTAAGGAAGAAAACCTTCCAGACGCTCCACGGTCTGGGTCAGCATTGGCTTTTCCCCCACGATCGGAAGCAAATGCTTAGGGCGAGCGAGCCGGCTCGCCGGCCAGAAGCGTTCGCCTTTTCCACCTGCCATGATCACAGCGTATCGGTCTACCATAGTCCCAGACCATCGAAGGTTCGGCCCAAGTCGTCAACCGTGAACCGGATGGCCCTGGTTTCGCTCATGAAACAAAATCAATTCCCGCCACCCTTCGTACAATACCATTGATTCCCGACCTTCCATATACAAAAACCCGAAGCATGACCGCCTCTCAAGACACATCGCTCAGCCCCGTGGAGCTCGCTCGCTACAGCCGCCATATTCTCCTGGAGGAAATCGGACAGGCCGGGCAGGAAACGCTCAAGCGATCCAAAGCCCTCGTCATCGGGGCCGGCGGCCTGGGCAGCCCGGTCGCCCTCTATCTCGCGGCGGCAGGCGTCGGCGCCATCGGCATCGCCGACTTCGACACGGTCGAGCTGCACAACCTGCAGCGGCAGATCCTGCACGGCCAGAGCGATATCGACCGCCTCAAAATTGAATCCGCCGCCGACGCCTTGGCTGAGGTCAATCCCCATGTGAACCTGCAGCTCCATAAGGAAGGCGTGCAGCCCGACAACGCGATAGAGCTTTTCAGCCAGTATGATATTATCATCGACGGCACTGATAATTTCGCGACGCGCTACCTGAACAATGATGCTGCCTACTTCGCGAAGAAACCGCTGGTCTACGGCAGCATCTTCAAGTTCGAAGGCCAAGCTTCCGTGTTCGCGCCGCAAAAAGGCGGGCCTTGCTATCGCTGCCTCTTTCCGGAACCGCCTCCTCCAGGCAGCGTGCCAAACTGCGGAGAAGCTGGGGTGATGGGAGCGCTCTGCGGCATCGTCGGCAGTATCCAATCGATGGAGACGATCAAATACCTCACCGGCGTTGGCGAGTCCTTGATCGGAAAGCTGCTCTTTATCGATACCAAGAATATGAGCTTTCGCTCCTTGAATCTGAAGCGTGACCCAAACTGCCCTCTTTGCGGCGACCATGCAAATATCACCTCCATCGAAGCCTCCACCTATCAAGAGACCTGCGAGACTAAACTCCACTCCGAATCCTCAAACACCTCCTCAAATATGAACGAAATCCCCATCGAAATAGACGTCATCGAAACGAAGAAAAAGCTAGCCCGCGGCAGCGCCATATTGGTCGACGTGCGCGAAGCCTACGAGCGCAACATCTGCACCATCGACGGCTCACTTCATATTCCGATGAACGAAATCCCATCGCGCCTCAGCGAGCTTCCTCGCGACAAGGAAATTCTGGTGCACTGTCACCACGGCGGCCGCAGCCTGCGGGTGGTCAACTTTCTTCGCGAAAACGGCTACTCGAAGTCTATAAACGTGGGTGGCGGCATCGATAGCTGGGCCACCACTATCGACAGCAAGCTGCAACGCTACTAGCTTTCGCAGCCTAGCGCCGTCGCTTCGCCAGCGTCGGTATCATCGTTTGCCAAAGCTCCACCAGCCTGCGCAAAGCGACGCCTTGCGTAGCGATCCGACAGCAGAGCGTTTTAATTAGACCGCTCGATCGATCGCTTTCGAACGCAAACGAAAAAAACCTGCTCCTCAATGGAGCAGGTTTCGTAAAAGTAAAAGCGATCAGGCGTCTACTTGCGGGACTTTGTCAAACCAGCGGCTTTCTTGATATTCTGAAGCGACGGTACGGAGATGCCAAATCTCTTGGCTACATCCGTGCCCTTTTCGCCAGCCTGAACAGCGGCGATTACCTCCGCCTTCAGCTCTTCGGTGATACGGGTGCGCTTGGCGCGTTTCTTGGCGCCTTTGGCTGCAGGGGCTTTCGCCTTACGACCACGCTTAACCTTACCACCTTCAAGCTCGCTAAGAGCAGCGATCAGCTCAGCGCGAGAATCGAAGCCCAATGACTTGTGCAGATCACGAAGTTTCTTAGCCTGTTCCGTAGCAGCCTTCTTTTCAAGGTTGGCAAGCTTAGCCTTAGCATCTGCAATTTGTTTTAACGTATCATTGATCATCGAGAATCAACAAAGAACACTATTCAACAAATTCAACTCAATTTAGATAATACTAACAAAAAACATCATTTTTAAGCCGTTTTATATAAACTTACCACGAAGCGACATCCGTATAATAGCCTATATTTCGCTGAAAACGCTCTCCACTTTGATATCGCTTCGAACCTTCAAAGACGTCGAAATTCACTTTTTCAATACGCATTCCATACCGCCGACCGAATCTAAAACCGTCGAAAAGCATTACACTTAACGCAATCGCATGTCATCACAGGAAAAGATACACTCCCTCAAACGTCCCGCCATCGAGCGCATGCTACGCATACACAACGAACTGAAAAGCGGTTCGTATCCAAATTGCACATCGCTGGCGAAAGAGATGGAAGTCAGCACGAAAACCATCAGCCGCGATATCGATTTCATGAGGGACCGCATGCTGCTTCCGCTTGAATACGATTCCTCGCTGCATGGCTACTACTACACGCGTGAAGTGCAAAGCCTGCCGACCATCGACATTTCCGAGGGGGAGCTGCTGGCGCTATCGATCGCGAGAAAATCGCTGGACTACTACAAAGGCACGCCTTTCGAAAAGCCGCTGGCGAACGCTCTAAATAAGCTATCCGCAAGCTTGCCCGACACCATAACGGCCAACCTATCGGAGCTCAGCCAAAGCATCTCCTTTCGACAAGGGCGATCTTCCCAGGTGAATGAGGCCTTGCTGCAAGCCTTCACGAAAGCGACGCTCGAGCGCAGAACGATTTCCTTCGACTACAAGAAACTGGGTGGTTCGAAAACCGAACGCCGCGCCCTCAATGTCTACCACCTGACGAACTTCCTAGGAAAGTGGTATGCGATCGGATGGGATCAGAAACGCGACGCCATGCGAACCTTTCTCCTCAACCGCGCCAGCAGCGCTGCTTTGGAAGGCTCGACCTTCACCGTTCCTAAAACGTTTTCCGCGGAGGACTATCTGGGGAGCAGCTTTGGTATATATTCTCCCAGCGGCGACCACAAAGTTTCCATACTATTTAAGAATCCAATTTCCGAATACATTTCGGAAAATACATGGCATCCTTCTCAACGTGTGGACTACCGAGACGATGGCTCGATCATGATCCACTTCGAGCTCGGCAGCTTGGTAGAAGTCGCTTCATGGATCCTCAGCTGGGGACCGAACGCCGAGGCGATGAGACCCCAGGAACTCCGCGACACGCTCTCCAAGACAGCCTGCGCTATCGCGGAATTATACCGGCAATAGATCCGAGAAAGACAGGCGACGCAATACGCTGGGCGAATCTCGATTTGCCGAGACCCGCTCCCCCTGCGGCTGATCAGGCGACAGCGGAGCCGACCAACGTTTTCAAAAAGGACGCCACGCTATACACCATCAGGGTATTCTTTCTGCCTTCGATACTGGTGTACTCGATGATGCGGCTGACGTCTCCTTGGTATTCCGCATTAGCGCTATCGTTCATCACCTTGGGTATCACCGTCATCTGGCTTTCGTACACGTCCACGCTATCCTCCACGGAGTCGACAATCAGCCCGTATCGAGCTCCATTGCGCGAGACGATCAGCACGGAACAGCTCTCGATATCCTTGTAGTCCGACATCGAATAGTACTTGCGCATGTCCACGATGGGAATGATGCCGCCTCGCAAATTCAGCATGCCACGGATATAGCCGTCGTATCCGGGCGGCTCCATGAGAGAGTCGGGATAGGCGATGATTTCGTCGACTTCAGTGATCTCGACCGCCAGCGTCTTGGAAAGCTTAAAGGTGATATATACCTTCAATCCGCCTTGCCCTGCGCCGCTGGCGTTTCCGGTCAAGCTTCGTCCCGCTCCCATGTCTTCTCCCGCGAGGGCGTCTGGCACCGAGCTGGCCTCGATCGCTTCCAGGATGTCCTCTTCGTCACAGAGCGTTTTCGGGTCCACGAGAAACACGTCTCGTTCTTTCGAAATGGGCACGACTCCCTTCAAGCAGCCCTTGCGCTTGTTGTCCTTCAGCTGAGGGATCGGGATAATTCGGCTTTCGTGAAAGTCGAAAACATCCGTCACGGAATCCACTAGAAATCCACAATGGCGGTGGTCGGCTATCACGACGATCACCATACCGGTATCAATGCTCGTATGGGATACGGATCCCATAGCGGTTCTAAAATCGATGACCGATATCATGGCTCCGCGCAGGTTTAGGATGCCCAGGCAATTATCGTACGCCACGTGGGTATCTTCTAGCTTCGGATTCTCAAGCACTTCTAGAATATCGGAAACGGGAATCGCGAACTCCGAACCTTCGCTGGTAAAACTGATCGCCGTATTGCCGGAGCCGATACCTCCCAGCATCGCTCCGAAATCGCTGACCACTCGATCGTCTCGGACCGTTTGGCTGAGCATCGGGATGTCCTCCAGCTGCACGATCGACGAAGCCGCTATGATTCGGATGATACGCTGGCCACCTTCCAAGTTCGCCAGCCCTGAAATGATGTTATCGCCCTTCTTTCTTTCGACCTTCGCCAACTCCTCGTCGTTCATCGGAATGACATCCCCCGTACGATCCAGAGCGATGCCGACCTGCTGGCCGTCCACCCGAACGATTCCCACGTACCTGTGGCTCGTCTCGGCTTCGCCTGCCGGCAGCCGCAGGATCGAGCGCAGATTGATCAGCGGCACGATCGTATCGCGAAGGTTGAATACGCCCTCCACATAATCCGGCATCAAGGGCAGCCGATTCACGCGTTCCGGGTAGTTCACGACCTCCTGCATCTCGCGAATGTGGAAGGCGAACTCGTCTTCATCCAAGAAAAAGGTGCCGTAGAGGGAGTCCAGTTCGCTCTGCGATTCGCCGGCCTCTTCCAGCTTTTCGTGCAGGCCTTGCATCATTTCTTCAGTCGATTTGATCGTCTCGCTCATGGTGGGTATCAATGGTGGATGAAGGGTTGGATTGCGGAAACAGGAACGCCCTCCAAAGCAGGCAGAGACGTTCCTACCCAAAGGCATGACATACCGACATCTTTTCAATCGCGAGAGGTCCTTTTATCGGGTTTTAACGAAGGCAGCCTTCGCGCTGGCAGCTCGCGCAAGGTGATTAAGCAGGTCGCGTCTCTCCGGAAACGCCTGCCGTCGCTCGCGGCACGTAATACGCCGCCCGGCCATCGCGCCGCACTTCCCAGCCCGGATCGATGTTCAGCGTAGTCTCGGACGACCCCAGCATCATGAATCCGCGCCGGTCGAGACGACGTCGCACGCGCTCCAGAATCTGGCGCTTCACGTCGACGTCGAAATATATCAGAACGTTTCTGATGAGAACAAAATGATGCCGTCCCATATCCGGCCACGAATCGATGAAGTTCAGCTGCCGAAAGGTCACCAGCTTGCGCAGCGATTCGTGGATCTGCCAGCGATCGTTGGGCAAGCGCGTGAAGTATCGATTTCGCAAGCGCTCGTCCAATCCGCGCTTCGCTTCCATATCTGTATATATTCCAGAGCGGGCCTTCTCCAAAACCGTGGACGAAATATCGGTAGCGTACAGCTTGAGGTCCCAATCGAACAGCTGAGGAAAATGCTCTTTCATGAGCATTATCAGCGAGTAGATCTCCTGCCCTGTAGAACAAGCGGCCGACCAGACGTTCAGTTTCCTTTCCTCGCCAAGCTCCCGCTCCAGCTGCGGTATCAAATGATCTCGCATCACCTGGAAGGGGTGGATGTCGCGGAAGAAAAAAGTCTCGTTAGTGGTCATGGCATCGATCACCTCATCTTCCAATCCTGCGGCGACCGTCCGACGGGATAGCGAAGCGAGCAGCTCCGATATGGTATCGATCTTATGGCGACGCAGAATCGGCTCCAAGCGGCTCTTCACCAGGTACTCCTTGTCTTCCTCCAAAGATATCGCGGAGCGTTCGCGGGCCCAGTCTCTGAAAAAGTCGAACTCCTGTTTCGTAATGCTCATTAGATAAAAACGGGACCTACCTCGACGGCCTTACGGGACAGTTTCCAACGAATTCATTCATCGCCTGAGCGATTTCCGACAAGGGGAGCACTCGGTCCGCCAGACCGGCGCTCGCCACGTAACCGGGCATGCCCCATACCACTGAAGTCTCTTCATCCTGGGCGAAAACGGTGGCCCCGAGGCCGACCAGTTCTCGGCAGCCCTGAAAGCCGTCCTTGCCCATGCCAGTCAAGATCGTCACCAAAGCGGCCCCACCGACGGTTTCGGCGACGCTGCGCAGCATGACGTCTACCGCCGGCCGGCAGGAATTTTCCGGAGGCTCCTCGTTCAACCCCAGCCGCAACGCTCCTCCGTCCGAGCGAATCGTCATGTGCTTTCCACCGGGCGCGATGTAGACGTGACCGGCTTCGAGCGCCATGCCCTCTTCGCCCTCGTGAAATACGAGCGTGTCCAGCCCGTTGAGGCGTTGGGCCAGCATCCGAGTGAACATGGGAGGCATGTGCTGAGTCACCACAATGGGCACCGGAAAGCGCTTGGGAAACTGGGAGAAGAGATCCGACAAGGCGTTGGGACCGCCCGTGGAGGAACCGATACAGACGATCTTCGGCAGCCCGTGCCGCTTGGCGCACTTGGCTTCCTCCGCTTTGACCTCATTTCGAATGCGGTCCCCCACCTTGCGCGTCGCTCGCTCTAGCGTGACCATCGGCTCCTCCTCCAGCAGCGGGCTGCGGTCGTCCGGTTTCGACGGCCTTCTCGGCAGGTTCGCGGCACGGCGCGCGAGCATCGGGATCAGCTCCGTCTCCACACACGCCCACTCTGGATCCTTGAGCGGATGCCCCGACGGCTTGCGAAGATAGTCGTGGGCCCCGGCGGAGATTCCATCCAAAACCATCGAGCCTCCGCGGGCCAGCCCGCTGCCAAAGAGAATCAAATACGCGTCCGGCGACTGCTGCGCGACGCTACGAATGAACGCGAGCGTATCATCGACTTCGATATCCGTATCCAAAACGATGATATCCGCCGGAATCGATTTCAGTTTCTGCAACGCGATCGATGCGGTCGATGCGACTCCGCTGAGCAGCAATCCGGGCGTGGCCTTCACGGCATCGCCAAGTCGCTTGCGGACGTTGACTGATCCATCGACTGCAAAAACGTTCAGCTCCATCTCTTTGCGGAGGAATTTGGTGGGAAAGGCAGCGCCGATCGCTCAACGCCGAGAACCTTGTATTCATCGGTTTCGCGGCAGTAGCTCATCATTTCCCCGCGGGGCTTTGACACTTTCTTAATGACTAAAACGAGCCCCCGCCCCAAACTCCGCCCGTCTCTAGAAAACCTCATAAAATCCGTCCACTCGCACCCGAAGCGCCCTCCTCGCTCGTTCGACTCCAGCCTTGGCGCTGCGATTGCGTCTTCGATGCTACCCATCTTTCCTTGCCCCAAACGGCGCCAAGCACTCGCCGGCACGTGCGTATTCTAGTAGTTGATACATCTTGGGAGGGCAGCGCCCTACGCGAGGATCTAGCTCGCGCGGGGCGCCCAAATGAGGTTTCATCATCGCCTCGTCTGGCAGAGGAGCGAGGCACCGAAGCTACTGAGTCGCGGCGGCCTTGTTTCCTCGATCCACGATCTCCTTCAGATTGCTGGCCAGCTGGGCAAGCTCCTTCGCCGCGGTCAGGGTCTGGCTAGCGCCATCCGCGGTGATGCGGGCTCCATTGGATACGGAAGAGATGTTCTTGGCGATGTCCGTGCTTCCCGTCGCGGCCTCGCTCGCGTTGCGGGCGATCTCGTTGGTGGTCGCGGTCTGCTCTTCCACCGCGCTCGCGATGGCATTCTGATTGTCGTTTATGCGATTGATGATTTCGCGAATCTTCTCGATCGCCGACACCGATGCCGCAGCGTCGCCTTGGATGGCGTCGACCTTCTTGCGAATGTCACGCGTCGCGTTGGCGGTCTGCTTGGAAAGCTCCTTGACCTCGTTCGCGACCACCGCGAATCCGCGCCCCGCCTCGCCGGCGCGAGCCGCTTCGATGGTCGCGTTGAACGCCAGCAGATTGGTCTGCTGAGCGATGGAAGTGATGACTTCGACAACCTCGCCGATTTCCTGGCTACTCACCCCAAGGCTATTGATGGTCTTGCTGGTGGCGTCCGCCTCTTCCACTGCGGCCGAGCCAACCTGGGCTGCGTCGGAAGCATGCTGGGCGATCTCTTTGGCGGAGGCGCTCATTTCCTCGGCGCTGGTCGCCACGTTCGCAACGTTGCTGCTCACTTGCTCCGAAGCGGCAGCGACCGTATTGGCCTGCTCGAAGGTGCTGTTGGAGTTTTCCGTCATGGAAGCCGCCACGGAAGACAGCTCTTCGGAGGCCGAGCCGAGCGATTGGGCGTTTTCCGCTACGATTCGAAGCGTCTCGGCCATCTCCGCCACCATTTTCTCCTCGCGCTCCTTGGCCTTCACCTTTTCCGTGATCAGCTCCCAAGTCACCATGGGCCCGATGTAGTCGCCCTTCGAGTCGTAGATCGCGTAGGCCTGCAAGTTGGCCACCTCCGGCCCGATATGAATGCGAGCTTCGTGCGGCAGATTGCGAGGATCCTTCAAAATGCCTCTCTGCACCTCCGGATCCTTGTGGAAAACATCGATCGACTGCCCCTTCACCTCCTCGGCTTTGACCGGCAAATACTGCTCGATCAGCTTCAAGGTATTGAGAGAG is part of the Pelagicoccus sp. SDUM812003 genome and harbors:
- a CDS encoding AraC family transcriptional regulator — translated: MLATGADQGGDEASVVFQEFDGKQLSDPLHRHDHFELLFIWQGKGRWQLGAKTGAFERGSLLLCPPGILHAYHGARADGEPGAVGGIALRFSRKVLPQGLLALPEMSALCRLVEAAEQPLVFVVSDRDRLRARLRSIHRAKSALRLARFYVALELVAEFECRQVVEAEGVAKEMTPRDRARFDTARRFVEGRFAEGIGRDEAALAVGLEPEAFSRFFRCVSGTTFVDYLANLRVRHAATLLGSRRGLSLREVAERSGFRNLSTFHRQFKRKLGTTPSAYRKAANTENQAP
- the truA gene encoding tRNA pseudouridine(38-40) synthase TruA, with protein sequence MRWKCSCAYDGTHYAGWQTQNGQESVQEVIETAIEAIVKHRIVIHGSGRTDAGVHALEQVFHFDYDWKHGGERLVKAVSTKLPRSIKLLSATPVDEEFHARFSAVSKRYHYRLFLGDADPFLWPYCLSVPRQLDLNVMKRGMDLLVGEHDFAAFAANRGLEYESTVRQMKAVELTLADRLVLVSFEANGFMYKMVRSLVGSLLNVGLGRLALDDLQNLLESRQRTPLVEASPARGLFLEKVFYA
- the ruvX gene encoding Holliday junction resolvase RuvX translates to MRCIGVDYGERRVGVSYGDEIGVATPLPAIVLPTETERLEALAQLAKDRGATDFVFGYPYNMDGSIGFKAKEVDAFIEKLGAFSKLPVHRVDERLTSREASKAFPKGRDDELRRSGKIDSVAATLILQDYLNQVVALPEYSADEYGEYEDDGCYDGDYER
- a CDS encoding sugar phosphate nucleotidyltransferase produces the protein MVDRYAVIMAGGKGERFWPASRLARPKHLLPIVGEKPMLTQTVERLEGFLPYENVIIITNSEQLDGVREVCPMLPEENIVAEPVGRDTAAAVGLAMLLVKQRNPDAAMAMLPADALINDKQSFQSALEIAFKAAESSPSLLTIGIQPTEPATGYGYIQCGTSEKVIDNRDIFAVRQFKEKPDLETAKSYLQSGDYFWNAGMFVWKVSTISDALEEFTPTLKKGLDQIEAGMNEGKELIGLLSELYPKLEKISVDFAIMEKATNVQTLAATFDWDDVGAWPAIARHFPSDKAGNVNKGPVKFSGCSKNIVVTDKDHLVALIGVEDLIVVHVKDATLICSKDKAQKIKELVRSLGEEEAYKALL
- the moeB gene encoding molybdopterin-synthase adenylyltransferase MoeB; translation: MTASQDTSLSPVELARYSRHILLEEIGQAGQETLKRSKALVIGAGGLGSPVALYLAAAGVGAIGIADFDTVELHNLQRQILHGQSDIDRLKIESAADALAEVNPHVNLQLHKEGVQPDNAIELFSQYDIIIDGTDNFATRYLNNDAAYFAKKPLVYGSIFKFEGQASVFAPQKGGPCYRCLFPEPPPPGSVPNCGEAGVMGALCGIVGSIQSMETIKYLTGVGESLIGKLLFIDTKNMSFRSLNLKRDPNCPLCGDHANITSIEASTYQETCETKLHSESSNTSSNMNEIPIEIDVIETKKKLARGSAILVDVREAYERNICTIDGSLHIPMNEIPSRLSELPRDKEILVHCHHGGRSLRVVNFLRENGYSKSINVGGGIDSWATTIDSKLQRY
- a CDS encoding WYL domain-containing protein, coding for MSSQEKIHSLKRPAIERMLRIHNELKSGSYPNCTSLAKEMEVSTKTISRDIDFMRDRMLLPLEYDSSLHGYYYTREVQSLPTIDISEGELLALSIARKSLDYYKGTPFEKPLANALNKLSASLPDTITANLSELSQSISFRQGRSSQVNEALLQAFTKATLERRTISFDYKKLGGSKTERRALNVYHLTNFLGKWYAIGWDQKRDAMRTFLLNRASSAALEGSTFTVPKTFSAEDYLGSSFGIYSPSGDHKVSILFKNPISEYISENTWHPSQRVDYRDDGSIMIHFELGSLVEVASWILSWGPNAEAMRPQELRDTLSKTACAIAELYRQ
- a CDS encoding chemotaxis protein CheW produces the protein MSETIKSTEEMMQGLHEKLEEAGESQSELDSLYGTFFLDEDEFAFHIREMQEVVNYPERVNRLPLMPDYVEGVFNLRDTIVPLINLRSILRLPAGEAETSHRYVGIVRVDGQQVGIALDRTGDVIPMNDEELAKVERKKGDNIISGLANLEGGQRIIRIIAASSIVQLEDIPMLSQTVRDDRVVSDFGAMLGGIGSGNTAISFTSEGSEFAIPVSDILEVLENPKLEDTHVAYDNCLGILNLRGAMISVIDFRTAMGSVSHTSIDTGMVIVVIADHRHCGFLVDSVTDVFDFHESRIIPIPQLKDNKRKGCLKGVVPISKERDVFLVDPKTLCDEEDILEAIEASSVPDALAGEDMGAGRSLTGNASGAGQGGLKVYITFKLSKTLAVEITEVDEIIAYPDSLMEPPGYDGYIRGMLNLRGGIIPIVDMRKYYSMSDYKDIESCSVLIVSRNGARYGLIVDSVEDSVDVYESQMTVIPKVMNDSANAEYQGDVSRIIEYTSIEGRKNTLMVYSVASFLKTLVGSAVA
- a CDS encoding protein-glutamate O-methyltransferase CheR, which encodes MSITKQEFDFFRDWARERSAISLEEDKEYLVKSRLEPILRRHKIDTISELLASLSRRTVAAGLEDEVIDAMTTNETFFFRDIHPFQVMRDHLIPQLERELGEERKLNVWSAACSTGQEIYSLIMLMKEHFPQLFDWDLKLYATDISSTVLEKARSGIYTDMEAKRGLDERLRNRYFTRLPNDRWQIHESLRKLVTFRQLNFIDSWPDMGRHHFVLIRNVLIYFDVDVKRQILERVRRRLDRRGFMMLGSSETTLNIDPGWEVRRDGRAAYYVPRATAGVSGETRPA